One window of the Longimicrobiaceae bacterium genome contains the following:
- a CDS encoding gas vesicle protein GvpG, with translation MGLLKHLLFWPVTGPQFLVEFSLGKVEETVRKELTDDQSVKEDLLALQMQLELGEIDDAEYLEREAELMRRFREVREWREEFGMGTTGGPVRVAGSGTEGGEPTEPPGEGEPDPERQRGGIASSGGASVEFDLGWDER, from the coding sequence ATGGGCCTCCTCAAGCACCTCCTCTTCTGGCCGGTCACCGGGCCGCAGTTCCTCGTCGAGTTCTCGCTCGGCAAGGTGGAGGAGACCGTGCGGAAGGAGCTCACCGACGACCAGTCGGTGAAGGAGGACCTGCTCGCCCTGCAGATGCAGCTGGAGCTGGGCGAGATCGACGACGCGGAGTACCTGGAGCGCGAGGCGGAGCTGATGCGGCGGTTCCGCGAGGTCCGCGAATGGCGGGAGGAGTTCGGGATGGGGACCACGGGCGGGCCGGTGCGCGTGGCCGGGTCGGGGACGGAGGGCGGGGAGCCGACGGAGCCGCCGGGGGAGGGCGAGCCGGACCCGGAGCGGCAGCGCGGCGGGATCGCTTCGTCGGGAGGGGCGAGCGTGGAGTTCGACCTGGGCTGGGACGAGCGGTAG